A genome region from bacterium includes the following:
- a CDS encoding response regulator transcription factor, translating into MIRVAIVEDEDEIRESLAIIIGGAPGFTCAGAYADCEAALQRLESDLPEVVLMDIRFRPGRMSGIEGVRRIKARWPEMDLVMLTIYEDNDLIFESLRAGACGYLLKHTPPAELLASLQEVVAGGAPMSTKIARLVVGSFQHSQTGPQLTPRQREILQKLREGKSYRTIGEELFISENTVKCHIKKIYELLHVHTQAEAIAKAFEKNLL; encoded by the coding sequence ATGATTCGAGTGGCCATTGTTGAAGACGAGGACGAAATTCGCGAGAGTCTGGCGATCATTATCGGCGGAGCGCCGGGATTCACCTGCGCGGGCGCTTACGCCGATTGCGAAGCCGCGCTGCAGCGGCTGGAGAGCGATCTGCCGGAAGTGGTGCTGATGGACATCCGGTTCCGGCCCGGCCGCATGTCGGGCATCGAGGGCGTGCGCCGCATCAAGGCGAGGTGGCCTGAGATGGACCTGGTGATGCTGACGATCTACGAGGACAATGACTTGATCTTCGAGTCGCTGCGTGCCGGCGCGTGCGGGTATCTTTTGAAACACACACCGCCGGCCGAGTTGCTGGCCAGTTTGCAGGAAGTGGTTGCGGGCGGCGCACCGATGAGCACCAAAATCGCGCGGCTGGTGGTGGGTTCATTTCAACACAGCCAGACTGGGCCGCAACTGACGCCGCGGCAGAGGGAAATCTTGCAGAAATTGCGGGAGGGAAAGAGCTATCGCACCATCGGCGAGGAGTTGTTCATCAGCGAAAACACGGTGAAATGCCACATCAAGAAAATCTATGAGCTGCTGCACGTGCACACGCAGGCGGAGGCCATTGCCAAAGCCTTCGAGAAGAACTTGCTTTGA
- a CDS encoding ABC transporter ATP-binding protein, whose translation MIRVNNLFKYYSNKFVKTFVLQDVNLEITPGEFLTIMGPSGSGKSTLLHILGMLDDPSQGEYYFLDQPVHQLSEKQRAELHKNCIGFVFQSYHLIDELTVYENLETPLLYQKIKAAERKSMVADMLDRFQIVAKKDLFPHQLSGGQQQLVGIARAVIVKPKLILADEPTGNLNSQQGEEIMELFRKLNQEGTTIVQVTHSEKNAAYGKRTIHLLDGRIVREER comes from the coding sequence ATGATCCGTGTGAACAACCTGTTCAAATACTATTCGAACAAGTTCGTCAAGACTTTCGTGCTGCAGGATGTCAATTTGGAAATCACACCGGGCGAATTCCTGACCATCATGGGCCCGTCCGGCTCGGGCAAATCCACCCTGCTGCATATACTCGGCATGTTGGATGATCCCAGCCAGGGCGAATATTACTTTCTCGACCAGCCCGTGCACCAGTTGAGCGAAAAACAACGCGCGGAGCTGCACAAAAACTGCATCGGATTCGTGTTTCAAAGCTATCACTTGATCGATGAACTGACGGTCTACGAGAACCTGGAAACGCCGCTGCTCTACCAAAAGATCAAGGCGGCAGAGCGCAAGAGCATGGTGGCCGACATGCTGGACCGCTTCCAGATCGTCGCGAAGAAGGATCTCTTCCCCCATCAACTTTCCGGAGGGCAGCAGCAGCTCGTGGGCATTGCGCGCGCGGTGATCGTGAAGCCCAAACTCATTCTCGCCGACGAGCCGACCGGCAATTTGAACTCGCAGCAGGGCGAAGAGATCATGGAACTCTTCCGCAAATTGAACCAGGAGGGCACCACCATCGTGCAGGTGACGCATTCCGAGAAGAACGCCGCCTACGGCAAGCGCACGATTCATTTGCTCGACGGCCGCATCGTGCGCGAGGAGCGTTGA
- a CDS encoding DUF4143 domain-containing protein: MESYIPRFFQAPQQSFFLFGPRGTGKSTFLKQHYPDALWVDLLKPDVFRAHLSRPERIIELVRGNPEKRVIIVDEVPKVPEILSAVHSLIEEKIKRTFVLTGSSARKLKRTGIDLLAGRVLLRTLHPFLLSELPTPPSLAQTLQLGLLPIVISAKNPRDVLKAYVSLYVREEVQTEGLVRNLGNFSRFLEAVSFSHAGLLNVSNVARECGVERKAAEAYIQILEDILLAFKLPVFAKRARRAVVAHPKFYFFDTGVFQSLRPQGPLDRPEEIAGAALEGLVAQHLRAWNAYRNDSYEIFFWRSRGGLEVDFVLYGKSGIHAIEVKNTNRVRPEDLRSLREFRQDYSKSQTIFLYRGKDKLLLDHVLCIPCELFLKALSPQVDLGDIVEGRGPRA, translated from the coding sequence ATGGAATCATATATTCCAAGATTTTTTCAAGCGCCGCAGCAAAGTTTTTTCCTGTTCGGCCCTAGAGGAACGGGGAAATCGACCTTCTTGAAGCAGCACTATCCCGATGCGCTGTGGGTGGATCTGCTCAAGCCGGATGTTTTCCGCGCTCACCTCTCCCGACCGGAGCGCATTATCGAGCTGGTGCGCGGCAATCCGGAAAAGAGAGTCATCATCGTTGACGAAGTCCCAAAAGTGCCGGAAATCTTGAGCGCCGTTCACAGTCTAATCGAGGAAAAAATCAAAAGAACCTTTGTGCTGACCGGCTCGAGCGCGCGCAAGCTGAAAAGAACCGGCATCGATTTGCTGGCTGGGCGCGTGTTACTGCGAACGCTTCATCCCTTTCTGTTGTCGGAATTGCCCACTCCTCCATCCCTCGCTCAAACTTTGCAGCTCGGCCTTTTGCCTATCGTGATTTCGGCAAAGAATCCGCGCGACGTTCTCAAAGCGTATGTTTCGCTGTACGTTCGCGAAGAAGTCCAGACCGAGGGCCTCGTTCGAAACCTCGGCAATTTCTCGCGTTTTTTGGAGGCCGTCAGTTTTTCGCACGCCGGCTTGTTGAATGTCAGCAACGTTGCCAGAGAATGCGGCGTCGAGCGCAAAGCCGCCGAAGCCTACATCCAAATTTTGGAGGACATCCTCTTGGCGTTCAAGCTTCCGGTGTTCGCCAAAAGAGCGCGGCGCGCGGTGGTCGCGCACCCTAAGTTTTATTTTTTCGATACCGGCGTTTTTCAAAGCCTTCGTCCCCAAGGGCCTCTCGACCGGCCAGAAGAGATTGCCGGCGCGGCGTTGGAAGGCTTGGTGGCGCAACACCTTCGCGCCTGGAACGCTTATCGCAACGACTCCTACGAAATCTTCTTTTGGCGCTCGCGCGGCGGACTCGAAGTTGATTTTGTGCTCTACGGCAAAAGCGGCATCCACGCGATTGAAGTCAAAAATACCAACCGCGTGCGCCCGGAAGATCTCCGTTCTCTGCGCGAGTTTCGCCAGGATTATTCAAAGAGCCAGACCATTTTTTTGTATCGCGGCAAAGACAAGCTCTTACTCGATCACGTCCTGTGTATACCCTGTGAATTGTTTCTGAAAGCTCTGTCACCGCAAGTTGATCTCGGCGATATTGTGGAGGGCAGAGGGCCCAGAGCTTAG
- a CDS encoding histidine kinase, whose amino-acid sequence MWFGTMYGLVKYDGRRYTCYRHEARDPHSLSFNDIIAIHEDAQGALWIGTWGGGLNRFDPVTETATRFLHEEKDPASLSDNTVWAIASDPAGDLWVGTNRGLDRLPGATRLEQAEEGARIPTRAAFLHYTFKFLVAGRSGNPIVRSLQVDRRGRLWVGTLGGGLHLFDRARSEFVTFRHDPNNPRSLSRNAVNSIYEDQASTLWIGTLGGGLNRMQHSKDSVFAAAPTPEGAAFIHFRHDPADPFSLSQDEIGPMVEDRDGDLWIGTSAAGLNKLERSTGRFHRHLQDPADRFSLSSNAVVALCHDRSGILWIGSYQGGVAKLVPHQQCIALVQREPANDASLSHNDVRALCQDRAGTLWVGTFGGGLNELPARAGGGFVHHRARPDKPAALRSNFITSLREDRHGNLWIGSLRGGLSRWDRSRTRFTHFRHQPQEAHSLSHDNVSVICEDHYGDLWVGTEGGGLNRLAAGSAQFKHYRHDPANPGSLSNDFVHTLHEDRSGVLWIGTYRGLSRFDRQSETFVTYRHRLDDPASLSNDYVYALHEDGAGNLWVGTSDGLNKFDPAHQRFEIFTEADGLPNGVICGILEAEAGGLWLSTQKGLSRFDPRARQFRNYEVADGLQSNMFNLGAFCQGAGGEMFWGGINGFNRFHPALLPPDTLAPQIALTSLRVFDQPRPLTGRPLRLRHDENFITLEFAALHFARPEKNEYAYRLEGFDREWIACGTRNSASYTGLPPGRYVFRVKGSNGDGVWNETGAAVALVITPPFWRTWWFYGGVSILLAASLALWHRARLRQVRARVAEIARIKNEEQMARWQAVEQARREERERVRRQIAADFHDESGHKLTKISLFCGVLQARLRQGAQDLDEHAGRIMAVAASLHKDISDFIWSLDPAENTLHDAALKLKDFGEKLFDRTGIRFRLEGLTPALEQVVLPMEVRQNLTCIFKEGMNNILKHTRDDCREVRFAFAAADGQYAVTLSDDGKGFDAGRCPPGKGLYNMQRRARAVQGELQVISREGKGTAIRLVAKIPAAEAGRADHAELARADHWRPRNGKHAPAVAADQS is encoded by the coding sequence ATGTGGTTCGGTACGATGTACGGCTTGGTCAAGTATGACGGCCGGCGTTACACCTGCTATCGCCACGAGGCGCGCGATCCGCATTCGCTGTCATTCAACGACATCATCGCGATTCATGAAGATGCGCAGGGTGCCCTGTGGATTGGCACGTGGGGCGGCGGTTTGAATCGTTTCGATCCCGTGACTGAGACGGCGACGCGCTTTCTGCATGAGGAGAAAGATCCCGCAAGCCTGAGTGACAACACCGTGTGGGCGATTGCCAGCGATCCTGCCGGCGATCTCTGGGTGGGCACGAATCGTGGGCTGGATCGCCTGCCTGGCGCCACGCGCCTCGAGCAAGCAGAGGAGGGCGCGCGCATTCCCACCCGCGCCGCGTTTTTGCATTACACTTTCAAATTTCTGGTTGCCGGCCGCTCCGGCAATCCAATTGTGCGCAGCCTGCAGGTCGACCGGCGCGGCCGGCTGTGGGTAGGCACTCTGGGCGGTGGCCTGCACTTGTTTGATCGCGCCCGCAGTGAATTCGTGACCTTTCGGCATGATCCCAACAACCCGCGCAGTCTGAGCCGCAATGCCGTCAATTCAATCTATGAAGATCAGGCAAGCACGCTTTGGATCGGCACGCTGGGCGGCGGCCTCAACCGAATGCAGCATTCAAAGGACAGTGTGTTCGCGGCCGCGCCCACGCCGGAAGGCGCGGCGTTCATCCATTTTCGTCATGATCCGGCGGATCCTTTCAGCCTGAGTCAGGATGAAATTGGGCCAATGGTCGAGGATCGCGATGGTGATCTGTGGATCGGCACCAGCGCGGCCGGTCTCAACAAACTGGAACGCAGCACCGGCCGCTTCCACCGCCATCTGCAAGATCCCGCCGATCGCTTTTCTTTAAGCAGCAATGCCGTGGTTGCGCTCTGTCACGATCGCTCAGGTATTTTGTGGATCGGTTCCTACCAGGGCGGTGTTGCCAAGCTCGTGCCCCACCAGCAATGCATCGCGCTCGTGCAACGCGAGCCGGCAAATGATGCCAGCTTGAGCCACAATGATGTGCGTGCGCTTTGTCAAGATCGGGCCGGCACGCTTTGGGTCGGCACGTTTGGCGGCGGGCTCAATGAATTGCCGGCGCGGGCCGGCGGCGGCTTTGTTCATCATCGCGCCAGGCCGGACAAACCGGCTGCCTTGCGCTCGAACTTCATCACCTCGCTGCGGGAGGATCGTCACGGCAATCTGTGGATCGGAAGCCTGCGCGGCGGGCTGAGCAGATGGGATCGCAGCCGTACGCGGTTCACCCATTTCCGACACCAGCCGCAGGAAGCGCACAGCCTGAGCCACGACAACGTCAGCGTCATCTGCGAGGATCACTACGGCGACCTGTGGGTGGGTACCGAGGGCGGCGGATTGAACCGCCTGGCCGCGGGCAGCGCGCAATTCAAGCACTATCGCCATGACCCGGCGAATCCCGGCAGTCTGAGTAATGATTTCGTGCATACGCTGCACGAAGACCGGAGCGGCGTGTTGTGGATCGGCACCTATCGTGGCCTCAGCAGATTCGACCGGCAGAGCGAAACCTTTGTCACCTATCGCCACCGCCTCGATGATCCTGCGAGCTTGAGCAACGATTACGTCTATGCCCTCCACGAAGACGGCGCCGGCAACTTGTGGGTCGGCACCAGCGACGGGCTGAACAAATTCGATCCTGCGCATCAGCGCTTTGAGATTTTTACCGAGGCGGACGGGCTTCCCAACGGCGTGATTTGCGGCATACTCGAAGCGGAGGCCGGCGGGCTGTGGCTCAGCACGCAAAAAGGATTGAGCCGCTTCGATCCGCGCGCGCGGCAGTTTCGCAACTACGAGGTGGCCGACGGTCTGCAAAGCAACATGTTCAACCTCGGCGCCTTCTGCCAAGGTGCCGGCGGCGAGATGTTCTGGGGCGGCATCAACGGATTCAACCGCTTTCATCCCGCACTTCTGCCGCCCGACACGCTGGCCCCGCAAATCGCCCTCACCTCGCTGCGCGTGTTCGACCAGCCCAGGCCGCTCACCGGCCGGCCACTGCGGCTGCGGCATGACGAAAATTTCATCACCCTCGAGTTTGCGGCACTGCACTTCGCGCGGCCGGAGAAAAACGAATATGCCTACCGCCTCGAGGGTTTCGACCGTGAGTGGATTGCGTGCGGCACGCGCAACAGCGCAAGCTACACCGGCCTGCCGCCGGGTCGCTATGTTTTCCGCGTGAAAGGGTCAAATGGTGACGGGGTGTGGAATGAAACCGGCGCGGCAGTGGCGCTCGTGATCACGCCGCCGTTCTGGCGGACATGGTGGTTCTATGGCGGCGTGAGCATACTGCTGGCCGCGAGTCTGGCGCTTTGGCATCGGGCGCGGCTGCGCCAGGTGCGCGCCCGGGTCGCGGAAATCGCGCGGATCAAAAACGAGGAGCAAATGGCGCGTTGGCAGGCGGTGGAGCAGGCGCGGCGCGAGGAGCGCGAACGTGTGCGCCGGCAAATCGCCGCGGATTTTCACGACGAATCGGGCCACAAGCTCACGAAGATTTCGCTGTTTTGCGGCGTGCTGCAGGCGCGCTTGCGCCAGGGCGCGCAGGATCTCGACGAGCATGCCGGACGCATCATGGCGGTGGCGGCAAGCCTGCACAAAGACATCAGTGACTTCATCTGGTCGCTGGATCCCGCTGAAAACACCCTGCATGATGCCGCGCTCAAGCTGAAGGACTTCGGCGAGAAACTGTTCGATCGCACCGGCATTCGCTTTCGGCTGGAAGGCCTCACGCCCGCATTGGAGCAGGTAGTGCTGCCGATGGAAGTCCGCCAGAACCTCACCTGCATCTTCAAGGAGGGAATGAACAACATTCTCAAACACACGCGGGATGACTGCCGCGAGGTCCGCTTCGCGTTTGCCGCTGCCGACGGGCAATATGCCGTGACGCTGAGCGATGACGGCAAGGGCTTCGATGCCGGCCGCTGTCCGCCGGGCAAGGGCCTTTACAATATGCAACGGCGTGCCCGCGCCGTGCAGGGAGAACTGCAGGTGATCTCGCGGGAGGGCAAGGGCACGGCGATTCGCTTGGTGGCCAAGATCCCGGCCGCGGAGGCGGGCCGCGCCGACCACGCCGAGCTTGCCCGCGCTGACCACTGGCGGCCAAGGAACGGCAAGCACGCGCCTGCCGTGGCCGCCGATCAATCCTGA
- a CDS encoding ABC transporter permease translates to MFKNYLKIALRNLIANKLYAVINVVALSVAMACAVVAYLNYDYSRSFDRFHENAERIFVARSTVTVNDREQNYGITPLPLGPALARDFAQVEKMARVVYSLSALEYGDKIFNEVTYYVDESFFEMFTFPLKLGSHEAIHDKSKLFISEDLALKYFGEDDPLGKQVSIHYSSGKTRDFFVGGVVQKIPANSSLQFDVLIPYAVLAEVSNEPQESWANWAHETFIQLASPVEIAAISRQLDRYLAVQNAASPDFQIARLYFDPFAQASQRARALTNDILKEGVHPAAVLAPSIIAVLLLLTACFNFMNTSLAFSALRLKEVGVRKVLGGLRRQLIAQFIGENLLLCTIALLIAIGLAEWLVPAYSNLWTDFDLVLNYRENWGLLAFLIGLLAFMSFAAGAYPALYVSAFSPVAILKGKQQLGGANWLTRSILTFQFALSTMTIIAGIVFTHNARFFEQLDLGFDAEQTIAVPLRSANVYTAYRNAVEQNPSIQSVSGTRHQVGYNQAGLLAESESKKHQVAVLSVGAEYLETMGMQLVQGRSFDPNLATDKDQALIVNEKMAADFNWSEPLGKQVTIDSVRYTVIGVVKNFYNRSVWRPMQACALRLTDPEQFRYLVVRTDLHNVVAANEFLREIWQRLSPNVPYAGFYQDEVLAEAVQVNGSIKLLFIYISMAAIAIAVMGLFALSSLIIVKRTKEIGIRKVLGASVAHIVQLLNRQIVAVLVVASILAALGGYFSLEPLMSSIFAYHVNLQAWHFVLAGAIVFMIGLITVSSQVYRVATANPVESLRYE, encoded by the coding sequence ATGTTCAAAAACTACCTCAAAATCGCCCTGCGAAATTTGATCGCGAACAAACTATACGCCGTTATCAACGTCGTCGCGCTGAGTGTAGCGATGGCATGCGCTGTGGTGGCGTATCTCAACTATGATTACAGCCGCAGCTTCGACCGTTTTCATGAGAACGCTGAACGCATATTTGTCGCGCGCTCGACGGTCACAGTCAATGATCGCGAACAAAACTATGGCATCACGCCGCTGCCGCTCGGCCCGGCGCTGGCGCGGGATTTTGCGCAGGTCGAGAAAATGGCGCGGGTGGTGTACTCGCTCTCTGCGCTCGAATACGGCGACAAGATTTTCAACGAAGTGACTTACTACGTCGATGAAAGCTTTTTTGAAATGTTCACGTTTCCGCTTAAGCTGGGCAGCCACGAAGCCATTCACGATAAAAGCAAGCTGTTCATCAGTGAAGACCTGGCGCTGAAATACTTCGGCGAAGACGACCCGCTCGGCAAGCAGGTTTCCATCCATTATAGCAGCGGCAAAACGCGTGATTTCTTTGTCGGCGGCGTGGTGCAAAAAATTCCAGCCAATTCCAGCTTGCAATTCGATGTTCTCATTCCGTACGCCGTGCTGGCGGAGGTCAGCAACGAACCTCAAGAAAGTTGGGCTAATTGGGCGCACGAAACTTTCATTCAACTTGCGTCTCCTGTTGAGATCGCCGCCATTTCGCGGCAGCTTGATCGTTATCTAGCGGTGCAGAATGCCGCTTCGCCGGACTTCCAGATCGCCCGGCTGTATTTTGATCCCTTCGCGCAAGCCTCGCAACGCGCCCGCGCCCTTACCAATGACATTCTCAAAGAAGGCGTGCATCCGGCGGCCGTTCTGGCGCCCTCCATCATCGCCGTGCTCCTATTGTTGACGGCATGCTTTAATTTCATGAACACCTCGCTGGCCTTTTCAGCGCTGCGCCTGAAGGAAGTCGGCGTGCGCAAAGTTTTGGGCGGGCTGCGCCGGCAATTGATCGCGCAATTCATCGGCGAGAATTTGTTGTTGTGTACCATCGCCCTGTTGATCGCCATTGGATTGGCGGAATGGCTGGTGCCGGCTTACAGCAACCTGTGGACTGATTTCGATCTGGTTTTAAATTATCGTGAGAATTGGGGCCTGCTCGCTTTTCTGATCGGCCTGCTCGCGTTCATGAGCTTCGCCGCCGGCGCGTATCCGGCGTTATACGTCAGCGCTTTCAGTCCGGTCGCCATTTTGAAAGGCAAGCAACAACTTGGCGGCGCCAATTGGCTGACGCGCAGCATCTTGACGTTTCAATTTGCGCTCTCCACCATGACGATCATTGCGGGCATCGTTTTTACCCACAACGCGCGCTTCTTCGAGCAACTGGATTTGGGCTTCGATGCCGAACAAACCATCGCGGTTCCGCTTCGGAGCGCGAACGTTTATACAGCTTATCGCAATGCCGTCGAGCAAAATCCGAGCATCCAAAGCGTTTCCGGAACGCGCCATCAGGTTGGCTATAACCAGGCTGGATTGTTAGCGGAGAGTGAAAGCAAAAAGCACCAAGTGGCGGTGTTGAGCGTGGGCGCCGAGTATCTCGAGACCATGGGCATGCAGCTCGTGCAGGGCCGGAGTTTCGATCCGAATCTCGCGACTGATAAAGATCAAGCGCTCATCGTCAATGAAAAGATGGCGGCTGATTTCAACTGGAGCGAGCCGTTGGGAAAGCAGGTGACCATCGACAGCGTGCGCTATACCGTGATCGGCGTGGTGAAGAATTTCTACAACCGCAGTGTCTGGCGGCCAATGCAAGCCTGCGCACTGCGCTTGACCGATCCCGAGCAGTTTCGCTATCTCGTTGTGCGCACCGATCTGCATAACGTCGTAGCCGCCAACGAATTTCTGCGCGAGATCTGGCAGCGCCTGTCGCCCAATGTTCCGTATGCCGGCTTCTATCAGGATGAAGTGCTCGCCGAAGCCGTGCAGGTCAATGGCAGCATCAAGCTCTTATTCATCTACATCTCCATGGCGGCGATCGCCATCGCCGTCATGGGTTTGTTCGCGCTCAGCTCGCTCATCATCGTCAAGCGCACCAAAGAGATCGGCATTCGCAAAGTGCTGGGCGCTTCAGTGGCGCACATCGTGCAGTTGCTGAATCGGCAAATCGTAGCTGTGTTGGTAGTGGCTAGCATCCTGGCGGCGCTGGGCGGTTATTTCAGTCTGGAACCTTTAATGAGCAGCATTTTTGCTTATCATGTCAACCTGCAAGCGTGGCACTTCGTTCTGGCCGGCGCCATTGTTTTTATGATCGGGCTGATCACCGTCAGCTCGCAGGTGTACCGCGTCGCGACGGCGAATCCGGTGGAGAGTTTGCGGTATGAATGA
- a CDS encoding peptidoglycan recognition protein family protein, translating into MLAGLAFAAGCTPHHHSPARSAAPEIISVAQWGGQAIADSFRTHQIKFITLHHGGEEYPPDQDTAEYLRNLQSWSRREKKWIDLPYHFLIDWQGKIYAGRDLRLPGDTNTAYDPTGHALICVLGNFEVQRPNDQQLRAVVELMAWLCRTYDLPVEVIKGHKDVAEGTVCPGKDLYLYLANGYFKREVARRLVP; encoded by the coding sequence GTGCTGGCGGGTCTGGCTTTCGCAGCAGGCTGCACGCCGCACCACCACTCCCCCGCCCGGTCTGCAGCTCCGGAAATCATCTCCGTCGCGCAATGGGGCGGCCAGGCCATAGCGGACTCTTTCCGCACGCATCAAATCAAGTTCATCACACTTCATCACGGCGGCGAGGAATATCCCCCCGACCAAGACACCGCCGAGTATCTGCGCAACCTGCAGAGTTGGTCACGCCGCGAGAAGAAATGGATCGACCTCCCCTACCACTTCCTGATCGACTGGCAGGGAAAAATCTACGCCGGCCGCGATCTGCGCCTTCCCGGCGACACCAACACGGCATATGATCCCACCGGCCACGCGCTGATTTGTGTATTGGGAAATTTCGAAGTGCAGAGGCCGAATGACCAGCAATTGCGCGCGGTGGTCGAGCTGATGGCGTGGTTGTGCCGCACCTATGATCTACCGGTCGAAGTGATCAAAGGCCACAAAGACGTGGCCGAGGGCACCGTGTGCCCGGGCAAGGACTTGTACCTCTACCTCGCCAACGGTTATTTCAAGAGAGAAGTCGCGCGGCGCCTGGTGCCGTGA